In Archangium violaceum, the following are encoded in one genomic region:
- a CDS encoding SAM-dependent methyltransferase: MMNPVATTGLLVASIRSEESLRPDRLFEDPFAAALSGDEGRAALAAYRAAVGPSIPIIEVRTRFFDEAITRASTAGVRQFVILAAGMDARAYRLSWAEKTRVFEVDQSQVMTHKERTLEGVPARCARVSIASNLADDWPRALAASGHDARAPTCWLVEGLLQYLEAGMVEELFARMDALSSPRSRLLYDVVGRTLLASPMAAPVLRFMNELGAPWRYGTDQPATLVEGRGWQAALTDPARIGAEWGRWPFPPGPSGAPGFPLGALVEATKEG, from the coding sequence ATGATGAATCCCGTCGCCACCACCGGGCTCCTCGTCGCCTCGATTCGCTCCGAGGAGTCCCTGCGCCCTGATCGCCTCTTCGAGGACCCCTTCGCCGCGGCCCTCTCCGGGGACGAAGGACGTGCCGCACTCGCTGCTTATCGCGCCGCCGTGGGGCCCTCCATTCCCATCATCGAGGTGCGGACACGCTTCTTCGACGAGGCGATCACCCGCGCTTCGACCGCGGGCGTGCGCCAGTTCGTCATCCTCGCCGCGGGGATGGATGCGCGCGCCTACCGCCTCTCATGGGCGGAGAAGACGCGGGTCTTCGAGGTCGACCAGAGCCAGGTCATGACCCACAAGGAGCGCACGCTCGAAGGCGTGCCTGCGCGTTGCGCGCGGGTCTCGATCGCTTCGAACCTGGCCGACGACTGGCCGCGGGCTCTCGCGGCGAGCGGGCATGACGCTCGCGCCCCGACCTGTTGGCTCGTCGAAGGTCTTCTCCAGTACCTGGAGGCTGGGATGGTCGAGGAGCTCTTCGCGCGCATGGACGCCCTGTCGTCTCCCCGCTCGAGGCTCCTCTACGACGTCGTCGGCCGAACGCTCCTCGCCTCTCCGATGGCCGCCCCGGTGCTTCGGTTCATGAACGAGCTTGGCGCGCCGTGGCGCTACGGCACCGATCAACCGGCGACGCTCGTCGAGGGTCGCGGGTGGCAGGCCGCCCTCACCGACCCCGCGCGGATCGGAGCCGAGTGGGGACGCTGGCCGTTTCCGCCTGGTCCGTCAGGCGCGCCGGGCTTTCCGCTCGGAGCGCTGGTGGAAGCCACCAAGGAAGGCTGA
- a CDS encoding CARDB domain-containing protein, which translates to MTTTRGPSWCRHGMWMTVLLAATGCGGQAPGSETGLLGKLRSALSDNAPDLRVSAVHGPSSAVPGLPFSVDVTVCNEGTETADINTDVFLSEDALIQPSDMLLASRPVNLKPGQCSTLDMNVDMGVSQAGSYHLGAITDSFDYVSELNEDNNSLVGNTLTVDAKPDLVLTAVTGPSRRSPYTPDAPVFFTVCNQGLPSSNTNVDLFLSTDTTISRNDDLFFANVWVDALAAGECRTQSVPTHTPPEGIFYLGGIVDPFDSLPEILEDNNVLVGHRMAIGYGPDLVITSVQAPASARPGEPLGISATVCNQGFQPSYFSELAVRLSDDATVTPDDPMLGFAPVGDLDSGMCATVSVTGPATPPSGTWYLGTFADASQFVLELDEANNASAPRAITFGSDSDLTVSLKAPALAPPGGSFRYTATVCNQGTSLGEPTTLDILLSSDPTFSDDDLLLGGAQVPQLAAGECTELSQEIPSYAPPSSYFLGARVDGSHGVPELREDNNLSSPSPFVIGQGVDLIVTSVRAPASALPGNPFEATITVCNQGSDLSPGAMLALKLAPLDVATPVDLPAGTAFVGGLAPGACENVTASVLPDMPMPLSGAWKLLALADSDHSVPELIESNNSASSNRIGISYSADFVITSVSGPTRLSPYSSPDTVAFVTVCNQGTSSQGAQAELYFSQDAFITLDDMMAGNEPVGYLDPGQCRTTSVRIHAPSEGTFYLGARIPPLPQELFLDDNVAIGNLVAIGNKADLVVTSVQAPTSVRPGELVSATATVCNQGFAPSYFSQVAVYLSQDSTVDPTQDMPIGFAPVGHIDMGQCASATVTGTAFPAGTHFLIASADDSNQVPELYEDNNTSAPRALSLGSGSDLTVSLQAPAVARPGEPLNLTATVCNQGNALSAPSHVDFLFSTDATLSQQDVFLGGIPVDLLAPGACATLSQQVPVPPENGFLGAIVDGPNVLPELREDNNTSAASALVTGFGPDLTVTSVKAPPSTMPGNPFEATVTVCNQGSDFSPGSMLALKLAPLDVATPVELPAGTSFVDGLAPGTCENVTTSVLPDMPMPLSGAWKLLALADSDHLVSELIESNNSASSNRIGISYSADFVITSVSGPTRLSPYGSPDTVAFVTVCNQGTSSAGADLELYFSQDVSITRDDMMAGNEPAGYLDPGQCRTASVRIHAPSEGTFYLGARVRPAPQELFLDDNVATGNLVAIGNKADLVVTSVQAPTSVQPGEQISATATVCNQGFAPSYFSQVAVYLSQDATVDPTQDLLIDVAPVGDIDMGQCASTTVTGTAYVPAGTYFLVASADESDQVPELYEDNNTSAPRALSIGSGSDLTVSLQAPAVARPGEPLSLTATVCNQGNALSAPSHVDFLFSTDATLSQQDVFLGGIPVDQLAPGACATLSQQVPVPPENGFLGAIVDGPNVLPELREDNNTSAASALVTGFGPDLTVTSVKAPPSTMPGNPFEATVTVCNQGSDFSPGSMLALKLAPLDVATPVELPAGTSFVGGLAPGACENVTASVLPDMPMPLSGAWKLLALADSDHSVPELIESNNSASSSRIGISYSADFVITSVSGPTRLSPYSSPDTVAFVTVCNQGAASAGADLELYFSQDASITRDDMMAGNEPAGYLDPGQCRTTSVRIHAPSEGTFYLGARVRPAPQELFLDDNVATGNLVAIGNKADLVVTSVQAPSSVRPGDPLSLTATVCNQGFELSYYSQVAVYLSQDATVDPTQDLLIDVAPVGDIDMGQCASTTVTGTAYVPAGTYFLVASADESDQVPELYEDNNTSAPRALSIGSGSDLTVSLQAPAVARPGEPLSLTATVCNQGNALSAPSHVDFLFSTDATLSQQDVFLGGIPVDQLAPGACATLSQQVPVPPENGFLGAIVDGPNVLPELREDNNTSAASALVTGFGPDLTVTSVKAPPSTMPGNPFEATVTVCNQGSDFSPGSMLALKLAPLDVATPVELPAGTSFVGGLAPGACENVTASVLPDMPMPLSGAWKLLALADSDHSVPELIESNNSASSSRIGISYSADFVITSVSGPTRLSPYGSPDTVAFVTVCNQGTSSAGADAELFLSQADSTSGDDMPIGYDPVGDLDPGQCRTASVHIGGMPSEGTFYLGAHVRPAPQELFLDDNAVIGHRVTIGSRPDLVVTSVQAPASVQPGAPLDASATVCNQGTTPSYYSNVEVLLSPDTDVNKHEDFRAGVIPVGMLEASQCTTVRLTDSVPLPSGTWYLAALADASEYEPELDEDNNLSDLGVLVVGLGADLTVSVDTPTSARPGMNFDVLATVCNQGTAPSQHSHVDVVLSSDETLTQSDFLLGGAPVEPLAPGACTSLSVTTSASQPEGIWFLGAIVDGPNAQPELREDNNASTASVFGLGQGPDLVVTSVQAPTASHPDTTFPATLEVCNHGTAPSPSTQVELKLAAQGLGSPVELPAGTAPVGPLAPGACENVAANVAAAVPMGTWKLLALVDAQHFVPELVESNNSASSQRIGIGYAPDFVITSVEAPALISPWEGATVHITVCNQGSDSGAGAPDIGVMLSQDASITRNDMHLMSVPVNDLPPGECRTVDAAIDSTPEGTFHLGAILTVWMPELFRDNNTAVGPRVVIGARPELVVTSVQAPTSVQGGGVFTSAVNVCNQGFDFSNPTNVEVRLAGQEPESLLVGNAIVPELEPGHCQTVSVESQANVPPAAYTLEAVVDPHNQVWELLEDNNRGTGHTVTVTN; encoded by the coding sequence CCGCGGGCGAGTGCAGGACGCAGAGCGTCCCCACCCACACTCCCCCCGAGGGCATCTTCTACCTGGGTGGCATCGTCGACCCCTTCGACTCCCTGCCGGAGATCCTCGAGGACAACAACGTCCTCGTCGGCCACCGCATGGCCATAGGCTATGGGCCGGATCTCGTCATCACCTCGGTGCAAGCGCCCGCCAGCGCGCGGCCCGGTGAGCCCCTCGGCATCAGCGCCACCGTCTGCAACCAGGGCTTCCAGCCCAGCTACTTCTCCGAGCTCGCGGTGCGCCTGTCCGACGACGCCACCGTCACCCCGGACGACCCCATGCTCGGCTTCGCCCCCGTGGGCGACCTCGACTCCGGCATGTGCGCCACCGTTTCCGTGACGGGTCCCGCCACGCCGCCCTCCGGCACCTGGTACCTGGGCACCTTCGCCGATGCCTCCCAGTTCGTCCTGGAGCTGGACGAGGCCAACAACGCCTCCGCCCCTCGCGCCATCACCTTCGGCTCCGACTCGGACCTGACCGTGTCCCTGAAGGCTCCCGCCCTCGCGCCGCCCGGAGGGTCCTTCCGCTACACCGCCACCGTCTGCAACCAGGGCACCTCTCTCGGCGAGCCGACGACCCTCGACATCCTCCTCTCCTCGGATCCCACCTTCTCCGACGACGACCTGTTGCTCGGCGGCGCTCAGGTGCCGCAGCTCGCCGCGGGGGAGTGCACGGAGCTCTCCCAGGAGATTCCCTCGTACGCCCCGCCGTCCAGCTACTTCCTCGGCGCCCGCGTGGATGGCTCCCACGGCGTGCCCGAGCTGCGCGAGGACAACAACCTCTCCAGCCCCTCCCCCTTCGTCATCGGCCAGGGAGTCGACCTCATCGTCACCTCCGTGCGCGCTCCCGCCAGCGCCCTGCCGGGCAACCCCTTCGAGGCCACCATCACCGTGTGCAACCAGGGCTCCGACCTCAGCCCCGGCGCCATGCTGGCCCTGAAGCTGGCTCCTCTCGACGTGGCCACTCCCGTGGACCTCCCCGCTGGTACCGCCTTCGTGGGCGGCCTGGCCCCGGGTGCCTGCGAGAACGTCACCGCGAGCGTTCTCCCCGACATGCCCATGCCCCTGAGCGGTGCCTGGAAGCTGCTGGCCCTCGCTGACTCCGACCACTCGGTCCCCGAGCTCATCGAGTCCAACAACTCCGCCTCCAGCAACCGCATCGGCATCAGCTACTCCGCTGACTTCGTCATCACCTCCGTCAGCGGTCCCACCCGCCTGTCCCCCTACAGCTCTCCGGACACGGTTGCCTTCGTCACCGTCTGCAACCAGGGCACCAGCAGCCAGGGTGCTCAAGCCGAGCTGTACTTCTCGCAGGATGCCTTCATCACCCTCGATGACATGATGGCCGGCAACGAGCCCGTGGGCTACCTCGACCCCGGCCAGTGCCGCACCACCAGCGTGCGCATCCACGCGCCTTCCGAGGGCACCTTCTACCTGGGCGCTCGCATCCCTCCCTTGCCCCAGGAGCTGTTCCTGGATGACAACGTCGCCATCGGCAACCTCGTGGCCATTGGCAACAAGGCCGACCTCGTCGTCACCTCGGTGCAGGCTCCCACCAGCGTCAGGCCCGGCGAGCTCGTCAGTGCCACCGCCACCGTCTGCAACCAGGGCTTCGCTCCCAGCTACTTCTCCCAGGTCGCGGTGTATCTCTCCCAGGACTCCACGGTGGACCCCACGCAGGACATGCCCATTGGCTTCGCGCCCGTGGGTCACATCGACATGGGCCAGTGCGCCTCCGCGACCGTGACGGGTACTGCCTTTCCGGCCGGTACCCACTTCCTCATCGCTTCCGCGGATGACTCCAACCAGGTTCCCGAGCTGTACGAGGACAACAACACCTCCGCTCCTCGTGCCCTGTCCCTCGGCTCCGGCTCGGACCTGACCGTGTCCCTGCAAGCGCCCGCCGTTGCTCGGCCCGGTGAGCCTCTCAACCTCACCGCCACCGTCTGCAACCAGGGCAATGCGCTCAGCGCTCCGTCGCACGTCGACTTCCTCTTCTCCACGGACGCCACGCTCTCTCAGCAGGACGTCTTCCTGGGCGGCATCCCGGTGGATCTACTCGCCCCGGGTGCCTGCGCGACCCTCTCTCAGCAGGTCCCGGTCCCGCCCGAGAACGGCTTCCTCGGCGCCATCGTCGACGGGCCCAACGTCCTGCCCGAGCTGCGCGAGGACAACAACACCTCCGCTGCTTCCGCTCTCGTCACTGGCTTCGGTCCCGACCTCACCGTTACCTCGGTGAAGGCTCCTCCCAGCACCATGCCCGGCAACCCCTTCGAGGCCACCGTCACCGTGTGCAACCAGGGCTCCGACTTCAGCCCCGGCTCCATGCTCGCCCTGAAGCTGGCTCCTCTCGACGTGGCCACTCCCGTGGAGCTCCCCGCTGGCACCTCCTTTGTGGACGGCCTGGCTCCGGGTACCTGCGAGAACGTCACCACGAGCGTCCTGCCCGACATGCCCATGCCCCTGAGCGGTGCCTGGAAGCTGTTGGCCCTCGCTGACTCCGACCACCTCGTCTCCGAGCTCATCGAGTCCAACAACTCCGCCTCCAGCAACCGCATCGGCATCAGCTACTCCGCTGACTTCGTCATCACCTCCGTCAGCGGTCCCACCCGCCTGTCCCCCTACGGCTCTCCGGACACGGTTGCCTTCGTCACCGTCTGCAACCAGGGCACGAGCAGCGCGGGAGCCGACCTCGAGCTGTACTTCTCGCAGGACGTCTCCATCACCCGCGATGACATGATGGCCGGCAACGAGCCCGCGGGCTACCTCGACCCCGGCCAGTGCCGCACCGCCAGCGTGCGCATCCACGCGCCTTCCGAGGGCACCTTTTACCTGGGCGCCCGCGTCCGTCCCGCCCCACAGGAGCTGTTCCTGGATGACAACGTCGCCACGGGCAACCTCGTGGCCATCGGTAACAAGGCCGACCTCGTCGTCACCTCGGTACAAGCCCCTACCAGCGTTCAGCCAGGCGAGCAGATCAGCGCCACCGCCACCGTCTGCAACCAGGGCTTCGCTCCCAGCTACTTCTCCCAGGTCGCGGTGTATCTCTCCCAGGACGCCACGGTGGACCCCACGCAGGACCTCCTCATAGACGTGGCCCCCGTGGGTGACATCGACATGGGCCAGTGCGCCTCCACGACCGTGACGGGTACCGCCTACGTTCCGGCCGGTACCTACTTCCTCGTCGCTTCCGCGGATGAGTCCGACCAGGTTCCCGAGCTGTATGAGGACAACAACACCTCCGCTCCTCGTGCCCTGTCCATCGGCTCCGGCTCGGACCTGACCGTGTCCCTGCAGGCCCCCGCCGTCGCGCGGCCCGGCGAGCCCCTCAGCCTCACCGCCACCGTCTGCAACCAGGGCAATGCGCTCAGCGCTCCGTCGCACGTCGACTTCCTCTTCTCCACGGACGCCACGCTCTCTCAGCAGGACGTCTTCCTGGGTGGCATCCCGGTGGATCAACTCGCCCCGGGTGCCTGCGCGACCCTCTCTCAGCAGGTCCCGGTCCCGCCCGAGAATGGCTTCCTCGGCGCCATCGTCGACGGGCCCAACGTCCTGCCCGAGCTGCGCGAGGACAACAACACCTCCGCTGCTTCCGCTCTCGTCACCGGCTTCGGTCCCGACCTCACCGTTACCTCGGTGAAGGCTCCTCCCAGCACCATGCCCGGCAACCCCTTCGAGGCCACCGTCACCGTGTGCAACCAGGGCTCCGACTTCAGCCCCGGCTCCATGCTCGCCCTGAAGCTGGCTCCTCTCGACGTGGCTACTCCCGTGGAGCTCCCCGCTGGCACCTCCTTCGTGGGCGGCCTGGCCCCGGGTGCCTGCGAGAACGTCACCGCGAGCGTTCTCCCCGACATGCCCATGCCCCTGAGCGGTGCCTGGAAGCTGCTGGCCCTCGCTGACTCCGACCACTCGGTCCCCGAGCTCATCGAGTCCAACAACTCCGCTTCCAGCAGCCGCATCGGCATCAGCTACTCGGCTGACTTCGTCATCACCTCCGTCAGCGGCCCCACTCGGCTGTCTCCCTACAGCTCTCCGGACACGGTTGCCTTCGTCACCGTCTGCAACCAGGGGGCTGCGAGCGCGGGGGCCGACCTCGAGCTGTACTTCTCGCAGGACGCCTCCATCACCCGCGATGACATGATGGCCGGCAACGAGCCCGCGGGCTACCTCGACCCCGGCCAGTGCCGCACCACCAGCGTGCGCATCCACGCGCCTTCCGAGGGCACCTTCTACCTGGGCGCCCGCGTCCGTCCCGCCCCACAGGAGCTGTTCCTGGATGACAACGTCGCCACGGGCAACCTCGTGGCCATCGGCAACAAGGCCGACCTCGTCGTCACCTCGGTGCAGGCCCCCTCCAGTGTGCGGCCCGGCGATCCTCTCAGTCTCACCGCCACCGTCTGCAACCAGGGCTTCGAACTCAGCTACTACTCCCAGGTCGCGGTGTATCTCTCCCAGGACGCCACGGTGGACCCCACGCAGGACCTCCTCATAGACGTGGCCCCCGTGGGTGACATCGACATGGGCCAGTGCGCCTCCACGACCGTGACGGGTACCGCCTACGTTCCGGCCGGTACCTACTTCCTCGTCGCTTCCGCGGATGAGTCCGACCAGGTTCCCGAGCTGTATGAGGACAACAACACCTCCGCTCCTCGTGCCCTGTCCATCGGCTCCGGCTCGGACCTGACCGTGTCCCTGCAGGCCCCCGCCGTCGCGCGGCCCGGCGAGCCCCTCAGCCTCACCGCCACCGTCTGCAACCAGGGCAATGCGCTCAGCGCTCCGTCGCACGTCGACTTCCTCTTCTCCACGGACGCCACGCTCTCTCAGCAGGACGTCTTCCTGGGTGGCATCCCGGTGGATCAACTCGCCCCGGGTGCCTGCGCGACCCTCTCTCAGCAGGTCCCGGTCCCGCCCGAGAATGGCTTCCTCGGCGCCATCGTCGACGGGCCCAACGTCCTGCCCGAGCTGCGCGAGGACAACAACACCTCCGCTGCTTCCGCTCTCGTCACCGGCTTCGGTCCCGACCTCACCGTTACCTCGGTGAAGGCTCCTCCCAGCACCATGCCCGGCAACCCCTTCGAGGCCACCGTCACCGTGTGCAACCAGGGCTCCGACTTCAGCCCCGGCTCCATGCTCGCCCTGAAGCTGGCTCCTCTCGACGTGGCTACTCCCGTGGAGCTCCCCGCTGGCACCTCCTTCGTGGGCGGCCTGGCCCCGGGTGCCTGCGAGAACGTCACCGCGAGCGTTCTCCCCGACATGCCCATGCCCCTGAGCGGTGCCTGGAAGCTGCTGGCCCTCGCTGACTCCGACCACTCGGTCCCCGAGCTCATCGAGTCCAACAACTCCGCCTCCAGCAGCCGCATCGGCATCAGCTACTCCGCTGACTTCGTCATCACCTCCGTCAGCGGCCCCACTCGGCTGTCTCCCTACGGCTCTCCGGACACGGTTGCCTTCGTCACCGTCTGCAACCAGGGCACGAGCAGCGCGGGGGCCGACGCCGAGCTGTTCCTCTCACAGGCTGACTCCACCTCCGGCGATGACATGCCCATTGGGTACGACCCCGTGGGCGACCTCGACCCCGGCCAGTGCCGAACCGCCAGCGTGCACATCGGTGGCATGCCCTCCGAAGGTACCTTCTACCTGGGCGCCCACGTCCGTCCCGCCCCGCAGGAGCTGTTCCTGGATGACAACGCCGTCATCGGCCACCGCGTGACCATCGGCTCCAGGCCCGACCTCGTCGTCACCTCGGTGCAGGCCCCCGCCAGCGTGCAGCCCGGCGCCCCGCTCGATGCCTCGGCCACCGTGTGCAACCAGGGCACCACGCCCAGCTACTACTCCAACGTCGAGGTGCTCCTGTCCCCGGATACCGACGTGAACAAGCACGAGGACTTCCGCGCGGGCGTCATCCCCGTCGGCATGCTCGAGGCGAGCCAGTGCACCACGGTCCGACTGACGGACTCGGTCCCGCTTCCCTCGGGCACCTGGTACCTGGCCGCGCTCGCCGATGCCTCCGAATATGAGCCGGAGCTGGACGAGGACAACAACCTCTCCGACCTCGGTGTCCTGGTGGTGGGTCTGGGCGCGGACCTCACCGTGTCCGTCGACACGCCCACCAGCGCCCGGCCTGGCATGAACTTCGACGTCCTCGCCACCGTGTGCAACCAGGGCACCGCGCCCTCTCAGCACTCCCACGTCGACGTCGTGCTGTCCTCGGATGAGACCCTCACCCAGTCGGACTTCCTCCTCGGTGGGGCGCCGGTGGAGCCGCTCGCCCCGGGGGCGTGCACCTCGCTCTCCGTGACGACCTCCGCCTCGCAGCCCGAGGGCATCTGGTTCCTCGGCGCCATCGTCGACGGGCCCAACGCCCAGCCCGAGCTGCGCGAGGACAACAACGCCTCCACGGCCTCTGTCTTCGGCCTCGGCCAGGGACCCGACCTCGTCGTCACCTCGGTGCAGGCGCCCACCGCGAGCCACCCGGACACCACCTTCCCGGCCACGCTCGAGGTGTGCAACCACGGCACCGCGCCCAGCCCCTCCACCCAGGTGGAGCTGAAGCTGGCCGCGCAGGGCCTGGGCTCTCCGGTGGAGCTGCCCGCGGGCACCGCCCCCGTGGGGCCCCTGGCACCGGGTGCCTGTGAGAACGTCGCCGCGAACGTCGCCGCCGCCGTGCCCATGGGGACCTGGAAGCTCCTCGCGCTCGTGGACGCCCAACACTTCGTCCCCGAGCTCGTCGAGTCCAACAACTCGGCGTCCAGCCAGCGCATCGGCATCGGCTACGCGCCCGACTTCGTCATCACCTCCGTCGAAGCCCCGGCGCTCATCTCGCCGTGGGAGGGCGCCACCGTCCACATCACCGTCTGCAACCAGGGCTCCGACTCCGGCGCGGGCGCTCCCGACATCGGGGTGATGCTCTCGCAGGACGCCTCCATCACGCGCAACGACATGCACCTCATGAGCGTTCCCGTGAACGACCTGCCGCCCGGCGAGTGCCGGACGGTGGACGCGGCCATCGACTCGACGCCCGAGGGCACCTTCCACCTGGGAGCCATCCTCACCGTCTGGATGCCCGAGCTCTTCCGGGACAACAACACCGCCGTCGGCCCTCGCGTGGTCATCGGCGCCAGGCCGGAGCTCGTCGTCACCTCGGTGCAGGCTCCCACCAGCGTCCAGGGAGGCGGGGTCTTCACGAGCGCCGTCAACGTCTGCAACCAGGGCTTCGACTTCAGCAACCCCACGAACGTGGAGGTGCGGCTGGCGGGCCAGGAGCCCGAGAGCCTGCTCGTGGGCAACGCGATCGTGCCCGAGCTCGAGCCGGGTCACTGCCAGACGGTCTCCGTGGAGTCCCAAGCCAACGTCCCTCCGGCGGCGTACACGCTGGAGGCCGTGGTGGATCCCCACAACCAGGTGTGGGAGCTGCTGGAGGACAACAACCGTGGGACGGGTCACACCGTCACGGTGACGAACTAG
- a CDS encoding HD domain-containing protein, which yields MQTKAAPPITHLQGRRTLPLIEAYFELNHLKQLYRQGWLRVGLSREKCESVAEHSFGMALLCLFLADSYFPEADASKVVRIALLHDLGEAYVGDITPHDPVSREDKYQRERQAVERILAKLPRGAEYLALWEEYENGTSFEARLVRQVDRLEMGLQATIYEHQGAGDLSQFFASVHKALETPELKTVLAELEKLRPGTPGQG from the coding sequence ATGCAGACGAAGGCCGCTCCCCCCATCACACACCTTCAGGGCCGGCGTACCCTCCCGCTCATCGAGGCGTACTTCGAGCTCAACCACCTCAAGCAGCTCTACCGGCAAGGGTGGCTGCGCGTCGGCCTGTCGCGGGAGAAGTGCGAGAGCGTCGCCGAGCACTCCTTCGGCATGGCGCTGCTGTGCCTGTTCCTCGCGGACAGCTACTTCCCCGAGGCGGATGCGTCGAAGGTGGTGCGCATCGCGCTGCTGCACGATCTGGGCGAGGCCTACGTTGGAGACATCACGCCTCACGACCCGGTGAGCCGCGAGGACAAGTACCAGCGCGAGCGGCAGGCCGTGGAGCGCATCCTCGCCAAGCTGCCGCGAGGCGCCGAGTACCTCGCGCTCTGGGAGGAGTACGAGAACGGCACCTCCTTCGAGGCCCGGCTCGTGCGCCAGGTGGACCGGCTGGAGATGGGGCTGCAGGCCACCATCTACGAGCACCAGGGCGCGGGGGACCTCTCGCAGTTCTTCGCCTCGGTGCACAAGGCGCTGGAGACACCCGAGCTGAAGACGGTGCTCGCGGAGTTGGAGAAGCTGCGGCCAGGTACGCCGGGACAGGGCTGA
- a CDS encoding glycoside hydrolase family 88 protein, giving the protein MDRKRIIKGQGLTVPEMAPAPVSLRTGRASRRSFPVNTLWRNRGKAFLLLLTGCLGVLAAAPARAFDDAAADRVLQAAQQKLRATASDPQIPTTQYPKATTNGPWRLVPNTANIDWVQGFFPGQLWLMYEQGRDPFWRTKADAWTRNLELQKSNPDIRQITHDLGFKFMSSFGQAYRLTGDDAYRQVLLTAAGSLARRFNSTVGVIDCCDWNDGTWHVPMVTDTMMNLELLFWGARNGGNPAWNDMALRHALKTASDMVRADGGTFHVVDYSTSGSILSRGTFQGFSASSTWARGQAWAIYGFTMAYRYTRDPRMLQAAQKVTDYYLARLPADFVPNWDFNAPANQQQKDSSAAAIVASALQELSRYVSDPAVAQRYQSAALATLDSLASPAYLAPATGGGPGILLHGVAFYKTAIKPTGEDIDKSLIYSDYYFVEAVSRFKLWNQGGWLSTLGFPESVRGLGTGNTGVRIVEFDVTPLSKLIDGVIGYADTSTNVTAYSSLAMSLRMNPSGFFDVRRGGAYAALASVPYQANTTYHVRMRTDLNAKTYSVWVRPPGGGEVLVADSFAFRSDAPPTDDLGKVSLKSGHFDNEFRVRNHTVRAE; this is encoded by the coding sequence ATGGACAGGAAACGAATCATCAAGGGGCAGGGTCTGACCGTGCCGGAAATGGCGCCCGCGCCCGTCTCGCTACGGACCGGCCGGGCGTCACGAAGGTCTTTCCCAGTCAACACGCTCTGGAGGAACCGGGGGAAAGCCTTCCTCTTGCTGCTGACGGGGTGTCTCGGCGTGCTCGCGGCGGCTCCGGCCAGGGCCTTCGATGACGCGGCGGCGGACCGGGTCCTCCAGGCCGCTCAGCAGAAGCTGCGCGCCACGGCCTCGGACCCGCAGATACCAACGACCCAGTACCCCAAGGCCACGACCAACGGCCCGTGGAGACTCGTCCCCAACACCGCCAACATCGACTGGGTCCAGGGCTTCTTCCCGGGCCAGCTCTGGCTCATGTACGAGCAGGGCAGAGACCCTTTCTGGCGCACCAAGGCGGACGCCTGGACGCGCAACCTGGAGCTCCAGAAGAGCAACCCCGATATCCGTCAAATCACCCATGACCTGGGCTTCAAGTTCATGTCCAGCTTCGGCCAGGCGTACCGGCTCACGGGGGATGACGCCTACCGGCAGGTGCTGCTGACGGCCGCGGGCTCGCTGGCCCGACGCTTCAACTCCACGGTGGGCGTCATCGATTGCTGCGACTGGAACGACGGGACCTGGCACGTTCCCATGGTCACGGACACGATGATGAACCTGGAGCTGCTCTTCTGGGGGGCCCGGAATGGAGGCAATCCCGCCTGGAACGACATGGCGCTCCGTCATGCCTTGAAGACCGCGTCGGACATGGTCCGCGCCGACGGCGGCACCTTCCACGTGGTGGATTACAGCACCTCGGGCTCCATCCTCTCCCGGGGCACGTTCCAGGGGTTCTCCGCCAGCTCCACCTGGGCCCGTGGGCAGGCCTGGGCCATCTACGGCTTCACCATGGCCTACCGGTACACGCGGGACCCGCGCATGCTCCAGGCCGCGCAGAAGGTCACCGACTACTACCTGGCCCGGCTGCCCGCGGACTTCGTCCCCAACTGGGACTTCAACGCACCCGCGAACCAGCAGCAGAAGGACTCCTCGGCCGCCGCCATCGTCGCCTCGGCGCTCCAGGAGTTGAGCAGGTATGTCAGCGACCCGGCCGTGGCCCAGCGCTACCAGAGCGCGGCCCTGGCGACGCTCGACAGCCTCGCCTCCCCGGCCTACCTGGCCCCGGCCACCGGCGGCGGCCCCGGCATCCTCCTGCACGGCGTGGCCTTCTACAAGACGGCCATCAAACCCACGGGAGAGGACATCGACAAGAGCCTCATCTACTCGGACTACTACTTCGTCGAGGCGGTGAGCCGCTTCAAGTTGTGGAATCAGGGTGGGTGGCTCTCGACGCTCGGCTTCCCCGAGAGCGTGCGCGGCCTGGGCACCGGCAACACCGGGGTGCGGATCGTCGAGTTCGACGTGACGCCGCTCAGCAAGCTCATCGATGGCGTCATCGGCTACGCGGACACCTCGACCAACGTCACCGCCTACTCGAGCCTGGCCATGAGCCTCCGCATGAACCCGAGCGGCTTCTTCGACGTGCGCCGGGGCGGAGCGTACGCCGCGCTCGCGAGCGTGCCCTACCAGGCCAACACCACGTACCACGTGAGAATGCGCACGGACCTGAACGCCAAGACGTACAGCGTCTGGGTGCGACCTCCGGGTGGCGGCGAGGTGCTCGTAGCCGACAGCTTCGCCTTCCGCTCCGACGCGCCCCCCACCGATGACCTCGGCAAGGTGTCTCTCAAGAGCGGCCACTTCGACAACGAGTTCCGGGTCCGCAACCACACCGTGCGGGCCGAGTGA